The nucleotide window GTTATGTATGTTTGAAAGTATTAAACTTCGCATAATTAAAGGAAGGCAGTTAAATCCTTTTGCAACTGCAAAAGTATTGCAAGAGCATGAGGATAGATTAAATGCTTTGGAAAGTAACAGTTCAGAGTCTACTGGCTCTGACTCTAATTCTTCTAATAGTCCTGGTTCTACTAATACTGCAACCCCTACTACAAGAGATATTAGCATTACTGTTGATAATGGTACTAAAGCTATTGAAGGTGCAACTGTTAATATAGGTAATATATATGGTACTACTGGTAGTGCTGGAGGTTGTACTTTGAAAGGTGTTGCTGATGGTGAACAAACCATCGAAGTTATAGCTGAAGGGTATGGCGATTATGAAGATACTATTACAGTAAGTGCAGATAATACAAGTTTCACTGTTACTATGACTGCTGTAATACAAGGTTAAAATTTTATTTTAAGGAGGTTCTTATCATGAATGTAGTTGAAAAAACCTCCAATTACTCGATGTCTGATTTTTATAAAGTTTTAAAGTGGATACCTCGAAGTAAGGTTGATAGACAATTTCCTGTTGCTGTTGATAATATTGTTGTTGATGGTGATTGTGTTGTTATGCCTACTATTTATGAGGAGTTTAATGGTATTGATGAAGTGCAATTTTTCATTAATTTTCATGGAGTTAATGTAGATGTACCTGCACTTTTACTTGATTTTTCACCATTGCTTAATGGAAATATAAGTTTGCTTCAAGCAAATTGTAGTGATACTGAAATCGATTATGATGATGACACCATTATCACATTTAAATTAGATGATAATGTCCGTTTCACTGATAAAACAAGAGAGATAACTGGAGTTAAATCATTAAAATTAAGCTTTGGAAGTGAAGTTAGTGGAATAGAAATCACTAACGTACTAATGAGATGTCAAAATTACACTTACACTTTAACTGACATAGAACAGTCTTTGATTACTGGTGAAAACCATGTATTGAATAGATTAGGACATTTCGCTAAAAAACGTGAAGTTCCTAAAAAATTACAAGATTACGTATACATGGCAGCAGGAGCTTATGCTTGGCTAACAAGATGGGAATACGAAACCAAACCAATGAAAGAACCAAAATCAGAGTCCAACAACTATGCAGACAGATTATTAGGACAAGTAAACATAGCAATAAGTGAATACTTGGCAGATATTGAGAATAAAAAAGACCACGTGGATTTATTCCATGCAACCGCTACTGGAATTGATTGGGGAATTTAAGATGAAATATGAAAGCAAAATCGGTGAAGTTCTTGAAGAAATCAGTACAGCAATAGTAGAGAGCGAAACCTTTGCAGACACACCAATCTTTTATGATTTCATAGAAGTGGACGCAAACAACCTCCCACCATCATGTATAGTATACAAACCATTAGAATGGGAAACTGGAAGAGATGGTTGTAGTTATGAAAGAGAATTAGACATTGTACTATTAATAACTACAGAAGAGAGGAGAGATGGAATTATCGGACAATTATTCATGTTCAGTGAACAATTAAAAGAAATCATTGATGAAGTGATTATGAGAACAAATCATGACTTATCCTTCGTACAAGGAAGCCCAATTCAAGGTTTCCAATACAATCGTAAAGGACAAGACAGTTACAAAGAAACCGCTCAATTATTCACTTCAATGGTCGTTTTACGTTATTTATTGAGGTATTAATATGAAGTTCAAATACATTGGGCAAAGCAGAGTAAAAGATTTAGATTTGGTTTTAGCAAAAATCATGAAACCAACTGATGTATTAATCAACGGAATGATTATTACTGTACCTGACTCTGAAACCCAATTAATCAAAAGATTAGAAATTAACGGTAATTTTGAGGTTTATAATGAACCTAAAAAGTTCAAAAAACCTTTTAAAAAGGATAAAGAAACAGAAAAGGAGGATAAATAAATATGGCAGCTATAGCACTAAATGCCTCATGGCATTATGTTATGATGGGCGTTAAAGACAGGGATCTTAATGAAGATTTATACGCTCGCCCATTAGTCAGTATTAGACAAACCGGTTTTGAGGACGGTAACGAAATCGAAACCGAAACCGACGAAGGACACACTGGTGTATCTAACTTGGATATGGGTTCTTACAGAACCACCGCAGAGTCTGCACCAACATGGGAAGATAAATTCAGATACTCCGAAGGATTAGAAGATATATTCTATTTGCTTTTAGGTAATTATACCAAATTAGCTCATGGTTCTACTGATGGAGTATATGATTATCACTTTGAATTGCCAGCAGATAATACTACTGAATTACCAGTAGCAACTATCTACAATGGTTTCCAAAAAACCGAAACCGATGCAAGAGCATTCAACAATGCACTCTTAAACGAATTAGAAATCACATTCAGTGCTGATGATGCACCAACCATCGCACCAACCTTTGTAAGTGATTATAACAACTTTAACTTAATGAACCCAACCAGAGGGTTCTTGGAAGAATCACACTTCGCAAAAGCAGCACACACTCAAGTGTATGTAGGACATGTTGGAGCAACCGCTAAAGAAATGATGCGAGTCCCAATTGACTGTTTCAGCGAAGCAAGCTTAACCATCAATCACAATGCAGAAAGTCAATCTTGTCATGACGATGCTTTCGGTAAAAACACTAAAATCATGGGTGCAAGGGAAACCGAAGGTTCAATCACCATGCCTTGGGTTGATGGAACTAAACTCTTTGAAACAGAATACGAAGCATTTAACAAATACGGACATTCTGTTTCAGAAGAAATCACCCACAAACAAGTATGGTTTAGATGTTATGGTGGCGACATCATAAGAGTTTCTAAATCCGATACTGTTGGAACTGGTGAGAAAATAGTTTCCACCAAAGTAATAGAAGAAGAGGGACAAGAAGTAACTTACTACTACATCTCAACTGGCGTTCCATACGAAACTATTATCAAATGCCCAGATTGTGAATTAACCAGTGTTACATCACCAAAATCAGGTGATGAAGCAAAAGATTTAACAATGGAATTTAAAGTATTAGAAAAACCAACACAATCCTACATTACTGTTGATATGGTAACTGATTTAGCAGACTTACATATCGACACTACAGGAGCAGCACTCAATACTTTCTATCCAGACCCATCAAAATACACAGACTTTGCAGAAAACTAAACATTTTCTGCAATTATTATTTTTTTTATTTAATCATATGAGGGCTTGATGGTTTAAACCCATCAGTTCTGTTTAATTAGCCAAATATAAAAATAGGAGGAAGTTAGTTATGGCAAGAGAATTTACACAAACAACAATTAATTTCTGTGGAAAAGAATGTTTTTTCAAAAGATGTTCAAATGAAACTTTAAAAGCATTTGACGAAGAAATGGAAGCAAAAGTAAAAGAAATCCAACCATTGACCGAAGAGTCTGAATTAATTAATAAAAAAGGTGAAAGGATTGAAAAACAAATCGAGTCCACTGAAAGAAGAATTAGGTTAATGGAAGATAATGATGATGATTACAAAGCTATCTTAAAATTACAAGATAAACTTGATAAATTACTCGATGAACAAGATGAGTTTTTAGAA belongs to Methanobrevibacter sp. and includes:
- a CDS encoding PEGA domain-containing protein, which encodes LCMFESIKLRIIKGRQLNPFATAKVLQEHEDRLNALESNSSESTGSDSNSSNSPGSTNTATPTTRDISITVDNGTKAIEGATVNIGNIYGTTGSAGGCTLKGVADGEQTIEVIAEGYGDYEDTITVSADNTSFTVTMTAVIQG